The following coding sequences lie in one Rutidosis leptorrhynchoides isolate AG116_Rl617_1_P2 chromosome 4, CSIRO_AGI_Rlap_v1, whole genome shotgun sequence genomic window:
- the LOC139839823 gene encoding small ribosomal subunit protein uS19x: protein MADVEVDVAAAGAPKKRTFKKFSFRGVDLDALLDMSTDELVKLFTARARRRFQRGLKRKPMALIKKLRKAKREAPAGEKPELVKTHLRNMIIVPEMIGSVVGVYNGKTFNQIEIKPEMIGTYLAEYSISYKPVKHGRPGIGATHSSRFIPLK, encoded by the exons ATG GCGGATGTTGAGGTTGACGTGGCAGCTGCCGGAGCACCGAAGAAGAGGACGTTTAAGAAATTCAGTTTCCGAGGAGTTGATTTGGATGCTCTTCTGGATATGTCTACCGATGAGCTTGTTAAGCTCTTCACTGCACGTGCACGtcgaag gtTCCAGAGAGGTTTGAAGAGGAAGCCTATGGCTTTGATTAAGAAGCTTCGCAAAGCT AAACGTGAGGCACCTGCTGGTGAGAAGCCAGAGCTTGTGAAAACTCATTTGCGAAACATGATCATTGTTCCTGAAATGAtcggaagtgttgttggtgtctaCAACGGAAAGACTTTTAACCAGATTGAGATTAAGCCTGAAATGATTGGTACCTATCTTGCTGAATACTCAATTTCGTACAAGCCAGTCAAGCACGGTCGACCTGGTATTGGTGCTACTCACTCTTCTCGGTTCATCCCATTGAAGTGA
- the LOC139840759 gene encoding calmodulin calcium-dependent NAD kinase-like encodes MYNANVIVCKFRKQRFDRVTKDLKVTRAFSTMVEEMKVIGGTPKKGDGNDTLTEVMGPVAHCDRSPVLLFMGGGMGAGKSTVLKEILKEAFWSEAAASAVVVEADAFKETDVIYRALSSKGHHNDMLQTAELVHQTSTDAASSLLVTALNDGRDVIMDGTLAWEPFVQQTIAMARSVHKHRYRMGVGYKVLEDGTINENYWEKVEDEEDEFVVKKPYRIELVGVVCDPFLAVTRGIRRAIAVKRAVRVNSQLKSHKRFANAFPRYCHLVDNAKLYCTNGIGIPPKLIGWKDGNNNLLVDRDEIKCLESLSEINDEADSIYELYADPKMLTDSDSVWNKLVLTPTRTDLQRDLKIVIEKIEKSKL; translated from the exons ATGTATAATGCAAATGTGATTGTATGTAAATTTAGAAAGCAAAGATTTGATAGAGTCACAAAGGATTTAAAAGTGACACGAGCATTTTCAACAATGGTGGAAGAAATGAAGGTGATCGGTGGCACCCCGAAAAAAGGCGATGGCAATGACACCTTGACGGAGGTGATGGGCCCGGTCGCTCATTGCGACAGAAGCCCCGTCCTCCTATTCATGGGCGGTGGAATGGGTGCAGGAAAGAGTACCGTTCTTAAAGAAATCCTTAAAGA AGCATTTTGGTCAGAGGCAGCCGCAAGTGCTGTGGTGGTAGAGGCCGATGCTTTCAAGGAGACAGATGTAATTTACCGGGCGCTTAGCTCAAAAGGTCACCACAATGACATGCTTCAAACCGCTGAACTG GTGCATCAAACATCTACTGATGCTGCTTCGTCTTTATTGGTAACGGCTTTAAATGATGGAAGAGATGTGATCATGGATGGGACATTAGCTTGGGAACCATTTGTGCAACAAACAATTGCCATGGCAAGAAGTGTTCATAAACATCGTTATCGTATGGGAGTTGGCTACAAGGTCTTAGAAGACGGTACCATTAACGAGAATTACTGGGAAAAAGTCGAAGACGAGGAAGATGAGTTTGTAGTCAAGAAACCTTATAGAATTGAGTTGGTTGGTGTTGTTTGTGATCCTTTTCTTGCAGTTACCAGGGGAATTAG GAGGGCAATAGCAGTGAAAAGAGCAGTGAGGGTAAATTCACAACTGAAATCACACAAGAGATTTGCTAATGCATTTCCAAGGTATTGTCATCTTGTGGACAATGCAAAGCTCTATTGCACCAATGGCATAGGGATTCCTCCAAAG TTGATCGGGTGGAAAGACGGCAATAATAATCTATTAGTCGATCGAGATGAGATCAAATGTTTGGAATCACTAAGTGAAATCAACGACGAAGCAGATTCTATATACGAACTTTATGCAGACCCCAAGATGTTAACGGATTCTGATTCGGTTTGGAACAAACTTGTATTGACACCTACACGAACCGATCTTCAACGTGATTTGAAAATTGTGATTGAGAAAATTGAAAAGTCAAAATTATAA